In Brachyspira hampsonii, the following are encoded in one genomic region:
- a CDS encoding TIGR03943 family putative permease subunit: MKKLLFLFFVLLAFSSCSKKEYNDGWFDIEKNYVDIPKKKYDYSGIQSKSSDNSADNNELKQDKIDASSLDMNNVIEIKERMFINQCNDVYLNPEDYRGKLIKLEGIYDGFTDEDTGEKLNFVFRYGPGCCGYDGVAGFEFDYKGNIPNPQDWIEVVGVVEILEIDNYETVRLNAISLNVLDKRGKEFVAN, translated from the coding sequence ATGAAAAAATTATTATTTTTATTTTTTGTATTATTGGCATTTTCTTCTTGTTCAAAAAAAGAGTACAATGACGGTTGGTTTGATATAGAAAAAAATTATGTTGATATACCAAAGAAAAAATATGACTACAGCGGTATTCAAAGCAAGTCTTCTGATAATTCAGCAGATAATAATGAGCTTAAACAGGATAAAATAGATGCATCAAGTTTAGATATGAATAATGTCATAGAAATAAAAGAGAGAATGTTTATAAATCAATGCAATGATGTTTATTTGAATCCTGAAGATTATAGGGGTAAATTAATAAAATTAGAAGGCATATATGACGGATTTACAGATGAGGATACGGGAGAGAAACTTAATTTTGTATTCAGATATGGTCCGGGCTGCTGCGGATATGATGGTGTTGCGGGTTTTGAATTTGATTATAAAGGCAATATACCTAATCCTCAGGATTGGATAGAGGTTGTAGGAGTTGTAGAAATATTAGAGATAGACAATTATGAGACTGTAAGACTTAATGCTATAAGTTTGAATGTTTTAGACAAGAGAGGAAAAGAATTCGTAGCTAATTAA
- a CDS encoding metal ABC transporter permease has product MIALIQELFSYTFIVRAVIVGILVSLCAALLGVNLVLKRYSMIGIGLSNVGFGALSLSLMFGFSTFQLSIPIVAIASILLLRLSENSKIKGDAAIALISSVSLAVGIIAITMKTGINTDVCNYMFGSILAMSKSDVYISIAVSIVVIVLYVLFYNKIFLVTFDENFARAVGINAEFYNMLISILTSLIIVLGMRMMGAMLISSLIIFPALTSMRVFNTFKSVVISSAVLSVFCFFIGIIASFQLEYPTGACIVMVNLAMLLIFSIVGRFIRLGVK; this is encoded by the coding sequence ATGATTGCTTTGATTCAGGAACTTTTTTCATATACCTTCATTGTGAGGGCAGTTATAGTTGGTATATTGGTATCATTATGTGCTGCACTTTTAGGCGTTAATTTGGTTTTAAAAAGATATTCTATGATAGGTATTGGGCTTTCTAATGTAGGATTTGGGGCTTTATCTCTTTCACTTATGTTTGGATTTTCTACGTTTCAGCTTTCAATACCTATAGTTGCTATAGCTTCAATACTGCTTTTAAGGTTAAGCGAAAACAGTAAAATAAAAGGAGATGCTGCTATTGCTTTAATATCAAGCGTATCTTTAGCGGTAGGTATCATTGCTATTACTATGAAAACAGGAATAAATACAGATGTATGTAATTATATGTTTGGAAGTATACTTGCTATGAGTAAGAGCGATGTTTATATAAGTATTGCCGTAAGTATTGTCGTTATAGTGCTTTATGTTCTTTTCTATAATAAGATATTTTTGGTAACATTCGATGAGAATTTTGCCCGTGCGGTTGGAATAAATGCCGAATTTTATAATATGCTTATATCTATACTCACTTCTTTGATTATAGTATTAGGTATGAGAATGATGGGTGCTATGCTTATATCAAGTTTGATAATATTTCCGGCACTTACTTCTATGCGTGTATTTAATACTTTTAAGAGTGTAGTAATTTCATCAGCTGTATTATCTGTATTTTGCTTTTTTATAGGCATAATAGCTTCTTTTCAACTTGAATATCCTACAGGGGCATGTATTGTTATGGTGAATTTGGCTATGCTTTTAATATTTTCCATTGTAGGAAGGTTTATAAGATTAGGTGTAAAATAA
- a CDS encoding metal ABC transporter ATP-binding protein gives MLNIKDLSVFYDNNEVLSNINFSLCKGDYLSIIGENGSGKTTLIKTILGLIKPKKGTISFDIIKKNEVGYLPQQGIVQKSFPASVFEVVISGRLNKKKFLPFYTSKDKKITLDNLKKLNIENLKNKSYKDLSGGQQQRVALARALCSAKELLILDEPSTGLDPIATADLYNLIKKLNDEVTIIMVSHDISNAVKYSNKILHINKNILFFGSTDDYIKTDIYKRISGEDMR, from the coding sequence ATGTTGAATATTAAAGATTTATCAGTATTTTATGACAATAATGAGGTATTATCCAATATCAATTTTTCTTTATGCAAAGGAGATTACCTTTCAATAATAGGCGAAAATGGTTCAGGTAAAACTACTTTAATAAAAACTATACTAGGACTCATCAAGCCTAAAAAAGGTACTATTTCTTTTGATATTATAAAGAAAAATGAAGTAGGATATCTGCCTCAGCAGGGAATAGTGCAGAAATCATTTCCGGCAAGTGTATTTGAAGTTGTGATTTCTGGGAGATTAAATAAAAAGAAGTTTCTTCCTTTCTATACTTCTAAAGATAAAAAAATAACTTTGGATAATTTGAAAAAACTTAATATAGAAAATTTAAAAAATAAGTCATATAAAGATTTATCAGGAGGACAGCAGCAGAGGGTAGCATTGGCTAGGGCATTATGTTCTGCTAAAGAATTATTAATACTTGATGAGCCTTCTACAGGGCTTGATCCAATAGCTACTGCTGATTTATATAATTTAATAAAAAAATTGAATGATGAGGTAACTATTATAATGGTTTCTCATGATATATCGAATGCAGTTAAATATTCTAATAAGATACTTCATATAAATAAAAATATTCTTTTCTTTGGAAGTACTGATGACTATATAAAAACAGATATATATAAAAGAATATCAGGGGAGGATATGAGATGA
- a CDS encoding metal ABC transporter substrate-binding protein gives MIKKILILIFIISVLSISCNTNKSSNGNDTNEENNKIKVVTTIFPIYDFTRNIAGDNVNLQMIVKPGIEIHSFSTTPADVIDIQNADVFIYIGGESEEWAEKVVSSMDTNGKKIVRLIDYVKALDEEIVEGMEHDADHNHEEEANHNEHEDAAEESHTHEGIYDEHIWTSPKNAKLMVSAICNALSEIDSDNTDIYKSNADKYNEELTVLDNEIRNAVNSSKRKNIVFGDRFPFRYLAEEYGLEYRAPFNGCSSQLDASPKTIAYLINYIKDNNIPYLYYIELSNEKIANTLIEQTGAEKLKLHSGQNVSKEEFDSGVTYLSIMRDNLESLKKGLN, from the coding sequence ATGATAAAGAAAATATTAATTTTAATTTTTATTATATCAGTATTATCTATTTCATGTAATACTAATAAGTCATCAAATGGTAATGATACCAATGAAGAAAACAATAAAATAAAAGTTGTAACTACAATATTTCCAATATATGATTTTACGAGAAATATAGCCGGAGATAATGTAAATTTACAAATGATAGTAAAACCCGGTATAGAAATTCATTCATTTAGTACCACTCCTGCAGATGTTATAGATATACAAAATGCTGATGTATTTATTTATATAGGCGGCGAAAGTGAAGAGTGGGCTGAAAAAGTTGTATCTTCTATGGATACTAATGGGAAAAAAATAGTTAGACTTATAGATTATGTAAAAGCATTAGATGAAGAAATTGTAGAAGGTATGGAGCATGATGCGGATCATAATCATGAAGAAGAAGCAAATCATAATGAACATGAAGATGCTGCTGAAGAAAGTCATACACATGAAGGCATTTATGATGAACATATATGGACTTCTCCTAAAAATGCTAAGTTAATGGTTAGTGCAATATGCAATGCTTTGTCTGAAATTGATTCTGATAATACTGATATATATAAATCAAATGCTGACAAATATAATGAGGAATTAACAGTTTTAGATAATGAAATAAGAAATGCAGTAAATTCATCTAAAAGAAAAAACATAGTATTCGGAGATAGATTTCCATTTAGATATTTGGCAGAAGAATATGGATTGGAATATAGAGCACCTTTTAACGGCTGCAGCAGTCAGCTTGATGCGAGTCCGAAAACTATTGCCTATTTGATAAATTATATCAAAGATAATAATATACCTTATTTGTATTATATAGAATTAAGCAATGAAAAAATAGCAAATACATTAATTGAACAGACAGGTGCAGAAAAATTGAAGCTTCATTCAGGACAAAATGTAAGTAAAGAAGAATTTGATTCAGGTGTTACATATTTATCTATAATGAGGGATAATTTAGAGAGTTTGAAAAAAGGCTTAAATTAA
- a CDS encoding cyclodeaminase/cyclohydrolase family protein: MSKLIDKKLSDYINDVDSSLPAPGGGSVMGAVGSLACALAGMVGYLTVNKKKFLELSQQEQDNFNNAIENIRNIKCRLIEIVDKDAESFNAFMEAMKLPKNTEEEKTKRKSAISEAAKKAIDIPFNALKSCYELMPFFETVIKYGNSNVITDIASAYILAFACAKGSVLNININIPLIEDNVFLNNIKTNTEKYINTVENNFYNIEKQILLFRI, translated from the coding sequence ATGTCAAAGTTGATCGATAAAAAATTATCAGATTATATTAATGATGTTGATAGTTCTCTTCCTGCTCCGGGAGGCGGAAGTGTTATGGGAGCTGTAGGAAGTTTGGCTTGTGCATTAGCAGGTATGGTCGGATATCTTACAGTTAATAAAAAAAAGTTTTTAGAATTATCTCAGCAGGAACAAGATAATTTTAATAATGCTATAGAAAATATAAGAAATATTAAATGCAGACTAATTGAAATAGTTGATAAAGATGCAGAAAGTTTTAATGCTTTTATGGAAGCTATGAAACTTCCTAAAAATACAGAAGAAGAAAAAACAAAAAGAAAAAGTGCAATATCTGAAGCTGCAAAAAAAGCTATAGATATTCCTTTCAATGCTTTAAAATCATGTTACGAACTGATGCCGTTTTTTGAAACAGTGATTAAATATGGAAACAGTAATGTTATTACAGATATTGCTTCGGCTTATATTTTAGCATTTGCATGTGCTAAGGGTTCTGTACTTAATATTAATATAAATATACCTCTTATAGAGGATAATGTATTTTTAAATAATATAAAAACAAATACAGAAAAATATATAAATACTGTGGAAAATAATTTTTATAATATAGAAAAGCAAATATTATTATTTAGAATATAA
- a CDS encoding helix-turn-helix domain-containing protein, with the protein MSITTKHMISLSEEEKEKIKEFIKKEGKSKRLISRANIILALDEKKNTGLTHTDIAKQYNVTYHTVVNIINEYVKSGLDETLTYKRNPNSNRKKKQAN; encoded by the coding sequence ATGAGTATAACAACTAAACACATGATATCCTTAAGTGAAGAGGAAAAGGAAAAAATCAAAGAATTTATTAAAAAGGAAGGAAAATCAAAAAGACTTATTTCTAGAGCAAATATCATTCTGGCATTAGATGAAAAGAAAAACACAGGACTTACACATACTGATATAGCTAAGCAGTATAATGTTACTTATCACACTGTTGTAAACATTATTAATGAATATGTGAAATCTGGTTTAGATGAAACTCTAACATACAAAAGAAATCCTAACAGCAATAGAAAAAAGAAACAAGCCAATTAA
- a CDS encoding glycoside hydrolase family 3 N-terminal domain-containing protein, translating into MFKTIKINKKIVKALLYLIIILFIVYACKTTSNILNEKIYINQLKEKYPDLSYYIDEVSKMSKKERIGLLLMVGIKDKVLSEETIKTLKENNIIGVILFDYNIKDEKQLRKLTSDLRKYVNSNILISIDQEGGEVNRIAFDPLKDISPKNIGDSNSIEYAYDIAYKKSKFLLDLGINVILGPLCDIPSDTNSYLYNRSFSTNADIVAEMVSNTVKAQRDAGIISVLKHFPGHGDTIVNSHNDFPIIDKTTNELLSNEFIPFKSGIEECAEMILVSHIKNKYIDNRYPASMSRKYADILENELGFNGVIITDDLAMTGSIDTGINFGINLISNVYENAEYMFKYIDADILSCARVLKMASENILSSRT; encoded by the coding sequence ATGTTCAAAACTATTAAGATTAATAAAAAAATTGTAAAGGCTCTATTGTATTTGATAATAATTTTATTTATAGTATATGCCTGTAAAACAACATCAAATATCTTAAATGAAAAGATATATATAAATCAATTAAAAGAGAAATATCCAGACTTAAGCTATTATATAGATGAAGTATCTAAAATGAGTAAAAAAGAAAGGATAGGACTTTTACTTATGGTAGGAATAAAGGATAAAGTTCTTTCAGAAGAAACAATTAAGACTCTTAAAGAAAATAATATAATTGGAGTAATACTTTTTGATTATAATATAAAAGATGAAAAACAACTTAGGAAATTGACAAGTGATTTAAGAAAATATGTTAACTCAAATATATTAATTTCTATAGACCAAGAGGGCGGTGAAGTAAACCGTATAGCATTTGACCCTCTTAAAGATATATCTCCAAAAAATATAGGGGATTCAAACAGTATTGAATATGCATATGATATAGCATACAAAAAATCAAAGTTTTTACTTGATTTAGGCATTAATGTAATATTAGGACCATTATGCGATATACCTAGCGATACAAATTCTTATTTATATAACAGAAGTTTTTCTACTAATGCAGATATAGTTGCAGAAATGGTTTCAAATACAGTAAAAGCCCAAAGAGATGCTGGTATAATAAGTGTATTAAAACATTTTCCAGGTCATGGAGATACCATAGTTAATTCTCATAATGATTTTCCTATAATTGATAAAACTACGAATGAATTATTATCAAATGAATTTATCCCATTTAAAAGCGGTATAGAGGAATGTGCTGAAATGATTTTAGTATCTCATATAAAAAATAAATATATAGATAATAGGTATCCTGCTAGTATGTCAAGAAAATATGCTGATATATTAGAAAATGAATTAGGATTTAATGGAGTTATTATTACAGATGATTTAGCTATGACAGGAAGCATTGATACAGGTATAAATTTCGGCATTAATTTGATAAGCAATGTATATGAAAATGCAGAGTATATGTTTAAATATATAGATGCGGATATTCTTTCATGTGCGAGAGTTCTAAAGATGGCTTCAGAAAATATACTTTCTTCCCGCACATAA